The following nucleotide sequence is from Armatimonadota bacterium.
CGGTGATATGCATCTTCATATCGCGTATGTTCGTTGACCACTGCTGGAACAAGCAGGAGGCAAGCCGCACCCATTTCCTTCGCTCCTTTGAGCCCTTCTTTGGCCGCTTGGACTGCTTCGTCCTGCGTTTTCTCATCCGCAGCGGATAGTGGCTTTCCCCAGCCACCGTAGATTACCGAGTGAATTTCTATGCCTGCTTTCTCTGCCGCTAAACGCATAGCTTCGGTTTCTTTTGGATCTGTCAAAGGCGGTGCTTCGACGCCGTCAAATCCACAATCTCTTGCAAGCTTCATGCGGTCTTCGGTGCTTAGATTTCCTGGCAGCATGCCGAAAACCAACGCCTTTTTAAGCTCGGATTTTGACACTGAACTTTCCTCCTTGGCAAATGTTTCCGATGTTATTAAGCTTGGTGACAAGCCAGCCGCCAACGCAATTTTCGCTGCCCGCCCCAAGAACTCACGTCTTTTCATAACATTTTTCCTCTAGAATTCGGAGTGATGGAAATTTTTAAATAACCTATTTTGTTTCTTTACCCCAATCCTGCTACACTTTGGGAAAAACCCAGGGCTTTCGGTAGATTGGCGTTACAAGTTCGTTGGCTTCCTTGTCGCCAATGATTTCGCCCTTTTTTGCATCCCAACGAACCTTGCGCCCTACTTTCATTGAAATATGCGCAATGTCGATGGCAATAGCTATTGGCAAATGGTAATCGAAATTGCATGACGGTTGCTGTCGGGTTTTAATTGCATCCAAGAACTCCCTGTCATGCCCTGGCGACGAAGGTATCGTTGGAGGCGGAGGAGTGAATTCTTCGCCCTCCTTCATCTTTTGCTTTTCAACAACCACTTTGTGGCTGCCATAATCACCTAGCAAGGTAGCATCAGTCCCATGGAAAATTACGCCTAGTCTTCGCCCTCCATCTGGTGGACCGCCAAAGTCGAAGTTATAGCTATTTCCACACATGTTTATCCACGACATAGTGAAGCCAGGAAATTCCCAAACTGCATCTACTGTGTCGGGGATGTCGCTAATGTCGTCAGCCACGAATCTTCCACCAGTAGCATTTGCAGACAGGGGCTGTCCTGGATCCATTGCCCAAAAAGCAAGGTCGAGAATATGGGGACCTAGCTCGCTTAGCCAGCTTGCCACATAGTCTTTAAAATACCTGTGAAACTTAAATCGTGCTTCATTATATGGCACTTTTGGCGCAGGTCCAAGCCACGCATCCCAATCCAATCCTAGAGGCGGTTCGGAATCTGGTGTCTTACCTATGCCCCCAGGATACTCGTTCATAGTACAAATCACGCGAACAGCCATCACCTTACCAAGCTTACCTGATTGAACTATTTCGACACAGCGGCGGAAGTTGTCCAAGGAGTGAATTTGTGTCCCCACTTGCGTTACACGCTTATTATCCCGCGCTGCCTTTGCCATCGCAATTGCTTCGGCAGGATAGCGCGAAATTGGTTTTTCGCAGTAGACATCCTTCCCAGCTTGGCAAGCATAAATGGACATTAGAGGATGCCAATGAGGCGGTGTTGTTATAACAACTGCATCGATGTCCTTCTGCTCCAACACCTCGCGGAAGTCTTTGAATGCCTTTGCCTTGCCTTCGGTCTTTTCAACAGCCGCATTCCGGCGTTCCTCGCTTACGTCGCAGACGGCCCCAATTTCCACGTCTTCGTATTTCATGAACCCGTTCATGACGCCCATTCCGCGACCACCAAGCCCAATACAACCAAGAACGATTTTCTCGTTTGCTGAAACCACTTTTCTTACCTCCTGTGCTGCAGCGTGGCTAACAGACAGACCCATGCCCGCTGTTAATGCCATCGCCGAAGATGACTTAAGAAAATCACGCCTACTCAATTTGTGAGCCTTTCTCGCTTCCATTTATGAAGCCTCCAAACTTTTTCTATTGCCTATGTTCGTCATTGGCTGTTGACCGTCCTTGCAAATTTCAAGACTGGTTCTAAATCCGAACTTATATAATGGCAACAGAAAAATACGATTCCTTTAACACCTCTTTTTCGACAAAGTTCAATCTGGTGTCTAACATAATCCTTTTCTTGAGGAACCGCTTTTTGGTCCTTAAATGTATAAATCGACAGCCCAGGAATGACCTTCTCGTGCCACTTCGGGAGCTTTTCCCACTCATCAAAAGCCCTAGCCAGCTCCTCATGGCCAACATACGCCATTGGAATCACATAATCAATAAAGCCCTCTTTAATCCAACGTTGCCAATCTTGGAGAACCCCATCCGCGCTTGCCTTTTTATAGAACACAGCCGCAGTTACTTTGATATTAGGGCGAATCCGCTTTGCAGACTGGTAGACATCCTTTACAAGATCGCTGATGCGGTCCATTCTCCACTGTTTCCACGAGGCCGTTTGTTTCTGCAATAGCTTCTGCTCGCTTAATTCCTTATCAACAGGCATTGCAGGGTCATCTACGGTGGGCGTGATGACTTGCTCATCAGCAAAGAAGCTTGCCGGACGATCAACACCGAGAACAACCATAAGGTCGTGCATATTCACCGCTGGCCCATCTATCCAAATTACATTCATTCCTTCTTCGACAAGCTTTCTCAATTTAGCTGCGTCTTGCTGCGACCAAACGTAAATATTCGACACGACAAGGATTTCGTCAGCGGAGGGCTCATCTTTCCCAAATTCTGCAGTTGTAGCTTTGAATCCAATGCGTTCCAGCCATGCTTCAGCAGCATTTTTAAAAGCCGAACCATAGCGCTTCGTATTTGCCTCAGAAATGAGAATTCGGATTCGCTTGGAATCAGCGCCGAATCCTCTGAGCTTTGCGCGCAGAAAATTGTCTAAAACGAGAAATCTAGAGTATTCGGCGTGCCAATTAAACAATAATACACTCCCTTTTCCTAAACGGTTGTCGACAATTGCAGGAATGCCATTATCAAATACAGCGAGGACTCTGCCAGTAGTAGCAGCATGAACTGGGTTTGCACTCATAGTCAACCTTAAGGGAAATTTATCCCATGTGGGCAAATCAAGCCCGGTAGCCTTGCGGAACTCTTCAGCTGCTTCCCCGTAGCCCAATGACATATTCAGAAAGCGTATATAATCGAAATGTATTCCATCCAAATTAGGGTATTGCTTCACCGCCGAGAGCATTAAGTCCCGCTGGAAATCCCGAACTTCTTTTTTTGTGAAGTCAAACCAACCTGCCTTCTTGCCTTCGGCATCTTCCGCAAGCCAATCTTGATGCTTTGACGTGATAGCACCATTCTCGGCTTCTCCGTTCACAAACCAAGCGTGTACCTTAATCCCCCTCTTGTGAGCGGCTTCTATGCAGTACCCGAGGGGGTCGAAGTCGCCCACAACGGAGCTTGACATCGGACAAAGCGGCGTTTTGAACCAAGCTTGCTCATGATGGAAAACGAGAACAAAGATATTGTCTATCCCACAACGCTGTGCTTGGTCTAACGTCTTATCTGCAACTTCTTTGCTTATAACTCGCTCCGGGTGTACCCAAAGGCCATTAATTGCCATCGTGGAGCTCCTAAACAACCAAAGGCAAGCACACACCGCAATTAATCTAAAAGCCACCATTCGCATTTCTCATTTCCCTTGTGGTTAGATTTCTGCTTTCCTAATCGCTGTCTTTTACAAACAGCGGTCGAAGGAAATTGTAGCCAAGTTTCAATCCTTCAACTCTTCGCTCACCAGAAAAAACAGGGTCTTCATGTTCTATCGCCGCCCCACCGTTGTAGCCTACTTCCCTCAGCGCGGAGATGAAACCAGCCCAGTCTATCACACCAAATCCGGGAATCCTATACCTCCACCAACCGCGGCTGAAAAACCCCTTGCAACTCAAGACGTCTTCTTTTATTTCGGTGTCCTTCAAATGAACATGGTGAATCCTCGAACCAAAGGTCTTAACAGCACCGATGTAGTCAATAAACTGCCAAACCAGGTGGGAGGGGTCAAACTCTAAACCTAGAGCTGGAGAGTCAACTGCGTCGAACATCATTTCCCAAGCAGCTGGGTGAAAGCCAAAATTTTTCGACTTAGCCGGAAGATTTGAAACTGCTGGCCAATTTTCAAATGCGATTTTCACACCGTTATTTTCGGCGATTTTTGCAATCTCACCAAACGCCTCTCTAAAAATTGGAATGTTTTCCTCTAATGATTTCTCAGGATCTCCGGCGGACATTGCAGCAATAACAGGAACGCCCAATTCGGATGCAAATTCAATCACAATGCGGAAGTCGGATATTCGCTCTGCGGCTGGCTTGAAAGTAGCATCGTAAAACGACAACGCCGTTAACGCAATGTTGTACTTCGCTTGAAGCTCACTTGCCAACTTTGCGGCCTCCTTGCGCTTGTCCGTGGACTTCAAAACCTCCGCAGGCCAAGACTTTGCGTGAACCTCTAATCCATCATAGCCGATGGATGACGCCAGCCTAAATTCATCTTCATTGAAAATCGTTAGATATCCTAGCTTCATAAGCATCTCCTTACCTATTTCCCTCAGCCAAACCATTTGAAGTTAGGTATTCATAGCTTTTCTTAACGTCGAGCAACATGTCTCCATAGGATGCATCTAACTCAACAATAAGCCAATCAAGAACATTTGGATCTGCGGCGCCAATGATTGCTGGAAAATCAAGCTTGCCTGATCCTACCGCCGTGTGTACATGCTCACCTTCTTTCAACAAGCCATCCTTAATATGAAGCAACGGCATACGAGACTTATATTGTGAAATAATCTTTACAGGGTCAGCTTTTCCAAATGCACACCAATATACGTCAAGTTCGCTAAAAACTTCGGGAGCCTCCCCCATGATTATGTCAAATGCGTACTTGCCATTCAATGTTACAAACTCCCACCAATGATTGTGAATGCCAAAAGTCATGTCGTATGCCTTTACTAATTCGGCTGCTCTATTGAATTTGTCAATCGCCCGCTTGCACGCATCAATAGTTTCAAATTCAGCCGGTCCAAGCCCACTAATCACTCGTTTGTTGCCTAATGTAAGCTCGGTCTCGCAAATCTGGCTTACATTTTCTGAAGTTGGCAGTGGCGTATGGCTGCTGGAAACCTGGAGACCGAGGTCATCAATAACTTTCTTAATTTCCTTCGGGTCGTGCCCGTGGAGTCCAGCAAATTCGACACCCTTGTATCCGATGTCTGCGATTATTTTTAGGGTGCCAGGAAAATCTTGCTTTGCCATCTCGCGGACTGTGTACAGTTGAATCGAAATTGGTTTCGCCATAAGCTACTCCTTATTATCCAAAGTCTCCCCTTTTGGGATTAATTCACAACCATTGAGACGTTTCGACAATATCCAAGGAATACCTCCAAAACATAAAGCATATAATTTAATAAAAAACATGTTTTTTTAGTTGTTTAGCCGAATTCGCGAATACCCTGGCTACACAAGAAACAACACCTCAGAGCACAATCCTGACGACCTAGAAAGCTTTGACAAACCCCAGGAGTGATATTATCATAATCATGGTCTTGGAGGGCACCAATTGAAACTGCGATGGTACCATATTCTCGCGTTCGCACTGCTGGCGGCCTATTGCATAAGGCTGTTGTATGGCTTTGCACAAGAGACATCCAATCTCCAGTGGGACTTCAGGACTTACTATTACGCAGCTAAAGCTCACAAAGCTGGGCTCAATCCATACAGTTTAACCGATCTCTCGCGCATTGCCGGTACGTCAATTACGCTTCGCTACGTCTACCCACCCATTATCCTGTATTGTTTTCGTATTTTTGCACTGCTTCCCTACGCTGCAGCATATTGGGCGTGGCTGTTGCTCAAATCAATACTGCTATTTGCTCTTATTCGGCTCTGGATAAGGGTATTTTTAATTAAAGAAGCAGACCCGTTTTTCTATGTCTTCTGCGCAGTTGCTTTTACTGGCTGTTTGTTCCACGACATTATTGCAGGCAATATATCTATAGTAGAACAATTCCTTTTGTGGCAAGCTTTTGCGTTCTACCTGAAACGCAAAACAGGGCTGTTCTGCATTTTTCTGACATTAGCAAGCATTTTCAAATTGACCCCGATATTGTTCCTACTGCTTTTGTTGTTTAGAGACGACAGAAAAAGGTTCTTATATGCTGTAGTCTCGCTTTCCATATTCACAGCGGCAATCTTGCTACCAATTTTGCGCTATCCTGACCTTGGTCGAAGCTTCTTAAACACCATAACCCGCCTGGATGAGCGCGCTGAACAATACAATCCCTCAACACTGTCATTCGTAAGAGACGTATGCGACCTAGCGGAGAAACATATTGGCATCAAAATATCCTCTCTCACGGAAACTACTCTTTTCCTTGCCATTTGCATAGCCCTGCTTGCAGTATCATGGTGGGCATTTCGCAAGAATAGCCTGTTAATAAAAGCAGATGAGAGAATAGGTTTATTCCTTTGGTGTTTTGCTCTTGCGCTCGTGATGCCTCGGTTCAAACCATACTCTTACATCCTCTTACTTGCTCCAGCCTATTATTTGATAAAAAACACAAAACACATACATGTAAGCACTCTTCTCTTTCTAATTGCAGCATCACCGACGCCTGAAATTATGCTAGGGTTTGGTCTTTTCGGCATGATGGTGGCGTCCTACTTCCTATTGCTACTGGTATTCGGCCTCTGGGGGCTGTTTATTTATGAAATGACAGTCAGTTCACTAGAAATTAAGCAACAAGCTTCGCGACAAGCACGCATTGCACAGGTAGCACAACGTAAAGAAGTGAAAAATTAGATATCAGATGTTAATGGGATACGATTTTATTCACTTGAAGGCTATGACTTGCAAAAGATTTTAAAGCACCCGCCTACTTTGAAATAATAGTTCTATTGGTATTTTCTCATTATTTACTTAGATGCTTCGCGTTCAAGGTATTTTTTAAACCACTCCCTAGCAAGCCGGGCCACTTCCTCCAGCGCACCTGGTTCTTCAAAAAGATGGCTAGCACCGGGGATTATTACAAGCTCCTTTGGACCTGGAAGTAAATCATAAGCTTCGCGGTTCAAGGGAATTATAGGCCAATCTGCGCCGCCAACGATTAGAAGCGTAGGAGAAGTTACATTCACAAGATATTCCATGGCAAGGTCGGGACGTCCACCACGCGAGACTATCGCCTTGATAACATTTCCCAACTCCGCTGCCGCAATCAACGCCGCTGCCGCTCCAGTGCTTGCTCCAAAATAACCCAAGTTAAGAGAACGTGTTTCCGCGTCAAGCAATGCCCAATCGGTCGCAAACATCAGGCGCTCTGCAAGAAGTTCCACATCGAAAACTTTTTCTCTGTCCTCAGCCTCCCACTGCTCAAGCAAATCAAACAGCAAAGTCGCTATCCCTCCACGCCTTAGCTCATGTGCAACAAACTGGTTCCTAGGACTAAATCGCGAACTTCCACTGCCATGAGCGAAAATGACCAATCCAAAAGCATCTTTTGGTATAGCCAGGATTCCTTCCAACGTCGCTTGCGGAGTTTCTATCGTCACTTTTCTCTCAACTTCAGTTGCCATTTTATTCTCCTTGCCCTAAACAATTTTAAATGAATTTTCCTGCAATTTTTATTTGCGAAACATAGTCGGTCTACCTTGACACATACCTCTTGAATTATTAGTATACCAACATGGAGGATAAAATGGCAGGCTTTGAAAGAATTACCAAGTTAGAGGTTGGAATGCCTATTCTTGTCGGAGGCGACCGCATTGCATATGTATCAGCAGATTTGGCTGAAAAATATAAGCCAGGGGACCAGCTGATAATTCTGAGAGAAACGGGCGATATACTGCTTATCCCAAAGGAGATCCATGATTTGGTAACTTTAGCTGTTGACAAGGCGCTAGAAGCCTTCGAAGCTCTCAGGCTAGTTTCCGATGAACAAATAACCCAATTCTACACCAATTTTGCCGAGCGATTGGCAGATGATGCTACATGGGCAAAAATTGCTCAGGCAAATGAAGCTGACGTGGCACGTGCAAAGGAAAAGGGGCGCTCAACCACTCGACTTGTAGCAGACGAAAAGATGCGGCGAACTATGATTGCTGGTCTACAACAATGGCGTGATCTCCCCTCCGGGCGCGAAAAGGTGATACGAACCTATCAGCATGAAGGTTGGAAGCTTGATGAAGTCCAAAGCCCCTGTGGAGTTGTCGCCTTTGTGTTTGAAGGACGCCCAAACGTCCTTGCTGACGCAACCGGCGTACTAAGAACAGGAAATACTGCTGTGTTTCGCATCGGAAGCGATGCATTGGGTACAGCACAAGCAATGATGAAAACTGCTGTCAAGCCAGCTCTAATATCTTCTGGTTTACCTGAACACTCAGCCATCCTGCTTGAAAGCACAGAGCATTCAGCCGGGTGGGCGCTATTTGCAGATCCCAGATTGGCACTTGTAGTTGCTAGAGGTTCAGGCAGGGCAACTGAAGTTTTAGGAGCAATTGCGCGCCAGGCTGGGAATGTTGCAAGTCTTCATGGTACTGGCGGCGCATGGATTATAACTGATGAAACCGCAGACCCTGCAAAGTTCGAGCTGGCAGTTTATAACTCAATTGACAGAAAAGTATGCAATACTCTAAATGTTGTTTGCATACATCGCTCTCGGGCAGCCGACCTCATAGAAAGTATGTTAAATGCGCTCAAAAGACGAAGTGAGAAGCTAGGCCATGGATACCGAATCCACGTCGTCGAGAAAAGCGAGAATTTCATACCAAAAGAGTTGTTCGAGACGGAAACCGAAGTTCTTAGGGCAGATGGAATTCATCGCGAACCCATCGCCACCATCTTGCCCCAAAACAAACTAGGGTATGAATGGGAATGGGAGCAAACGCCCGAGGTAACTGTGACAATTATTTCAAACCTAGCGGAGGGCATTCAGCTTTTCAATGAGCAAAGCCCTCTTATGGTTGCCTCACTGATTAGCGAAGATCCAACTGCTCACGAACGCTTTTTTGCAGAAATCAATGCCCCATTCGTAGGGAACGGATTCACTAGGTGGGTTGACGGCCAATATGCTCTCAGACGACCAGAGTTGGGGATATCAAATTGGCAAAATGGCCGCCTACTAGCTCGCAGCGGCATATTAACTGGCGACGGAGTCTATACCATCCGTCTTCGAGCACATCAAACGGACGCCGATGTTCATAGGTAGAAAGAATAATTATTTTGTAAAGGACAGCGATTCAAATTATGCGAATTTTATTTTTGTTGCTCATATTAGCAACAGCTAGCCCTTGCTTACCAGCTCCAGTTGCTACGTGGATTCCCAACCAACCGGCAGGACTTAACGTCGTTTCGGTGCCAGACGGCCAGTGGGAAGCTTGCGTAGTAACCAATCGAGATGCAATTCGATTAAAGAAGGGCACCCAACCAAAAAGCAACTATTTGTACTTTAAGCTTTCCCCAGACTTAAGGGCAAAATTTGGCTTCGACGCTTGGCTGATTGTTGAATTCTTCGACAATGCACTATCGCATGTAGGAGTTCAATACAATTCTAGCCAGGCGTATACCAATGCTAAAGGTTTCCTTCTTACAGCTACTGGTGAATGGCAAAAAGCTATGATATATCTGCCAAATGTGAAGTTTGCTGGTCTCCAAAACGGCGGCGCAGACTTTAGGCTTTCGCATTCCGGAAGTTCGCTCACTGTCTCAAAAGTTGAAATATATGCTGAGAAACCATACGTACAAATACCGTCGGACAAGGAGCGTGTCATGAAAAACTTAAAGTTTAATCCCGCACCAAAAGGTATGTTTTACACTTTTGGCGTGAACGAAATCGATGAACCATCAGCGCTCTTTTATAGGTCGCTTGGTGTAACTAGCATCGAAAGTTATGTCACATGGGAGACGTGTGAGCGCGAAGCTGAAGGAAAATGGGATTGGTCCTACTGGGATAAGCAGGTCCAAGTGCTCAAGGACACAGGTTTAAAATGGGTACCATTTATAATTCTTGGGCCGGCATACTCAACGCCTGATTGGTTTAGAGCAAGCAAAGAACATTTCCCCTGCCGTTGTCTTGAACATGGAATTGATAGCAAAATTGAATCGCTTTGGAATCCAAATTTACCAAAGTGGATTGAGCGCTTCATTGCCGAGTTTGCAAAGCGATACCTCGACTCAAACATAATTGAATCCGTTCTGCTCGGTATCCAAGGTGACTTTGGCGAGGCAATTTACTCAGTAACTGGTGGCGGCTGGACCTTCAAAATTCCTGGAGAGTATCACAACCATGCAGGCTACTGGTGTGATGACCCCTATGCTCTCTCTGATTTCCAAAAGTTTGTTGAGAGAAAATATAAGACAATCCAATCGGTCAATAAAGCATGGGGTTGCTTATTTGATTCCTTCAATAAGGTTGATTTTCCCGGGAGAAAGGACGAACTAACAGCTTTCCAAGCGAAGGCTAAATCAGGCGACCCTAAAGCACGCCGCAGGTGGCTCGATTTTATTGAGTGGTACCGTGAGGCAATGACCCGATGGGCAGACTGGTGGATAAAAATAACAAGAAAGTATTTTCCTACAGCACCGATTTATTTATGCACCGGCGGCGATGCCGAACCTAGGCATGGTTCAAATTTCGCCGAACAATGCCGAATTGCCGCAAAATACGATGCCGGAGTGCGCATCACAAATGAAGCATCCGATTATGCCACCAATTTTGTGATTACACGATGGGTGGCTTCAGCGGCGAAGTATTATGGCGCGTACTATGGTTTCGAACCTGCTGGAGCCGAGGACGAGAAAGGTATAGTTGCTCGTATATACAACGCCACAGCTTCGGGTGCAAATCAACTTCACGACTACGCAGGTAACGTTACCCAATCGCAAGAGCGAATCGACACACAGCGCAAACATTTGAAATACCTTTTCCATGTCGAGGAACCAATTGTTCCAATCGCACTTTGGTATCCCAACGTCCACATGACCATTCATTGGGGCGAGGGCTATTTTGGTAAGGCAGCAACTTTTAGGGACTACACGGACTGGGATTATATAGATGAGACAATGCTTAGGAACAGAGCGCTAGAAAGGTACAAATTGCTTGTAATCCTCCATGGAAGGATTATCGAGACGGATGACGCTCGGCGAATTGCAGATTGGATAAAAAAGGGCGGCAAAGTATTAGTCATGGATATAGAAAAGTTTGAAAGCGTAGAAGGCACAAATGAACCTGAGCAAGTCTTGACACAGGCTGGAATTACCCGAGTGAATGGCTGGAATGAGTTAATTTCGGAGCTTCGCAAGGCATTGGCAAGCTTTGGCTATCCGGTTTACGACCTGAAAAAGGATGGAATTTTTGGCACTCAAATTAGCAATAATAGATTTCTTTTCCTAAATACTTCTAAAGCTCAAGCGCAAATTGAGATTGAAAATCTGGGGAAGAAATACAAGGCTTTCCTACCTGCTGAGACAATAACGGAGGTTGACCTTTAAAGCTATGAGATATGAATACATGAAGCCAGAAGATTATCGCCGTGCGAAAGAGACCGCTCCAATAGCATATCTACCTTGGGGAGCTCATGAATGGCATGGAGTGCATAATCCGCTTGGATTGGACACACTCAAGGCACATGCCCTTTGCTTGGAACTCTGTGCTGAGACAGGAGGCATAGTTTTCCCAGCAGTCTACTGTGGTTTTCAGACGATGAAGCCTTACGCTGGATTCGACTGCACGCTAGAGTTCAGCCGTGAATTGGTGCAGGAGCATGTTCGGCAATATTTAGCAGAACTCGCTGCTGAGAAATTCAAGGTCATCGTGATTGTTATGGGTCATTATGGTGGCGAACACCAAAAAGCAATTCAAGAAGTAGTTTCGGAATTTAACTCTAACCAACATTCAACAGTCGCGTGGGCTTTTCCAGACTATGAGCCCACGAAAAGCGAGGGATTTCCAGGCGACCACGCAGGAATTGGTGAAACTTCCTATATGATGTATTTCTACCCCCAGCTTGTTGACCTTTCAAAACTTCCAGAGCGAGAGTTAACCACAAGCGAAGATGGCATAATGGGAAACCCCCGACTTGCTTCCTCAAAACGTGGGCGTGACCAAACTAATATCTTTGTAAAGAATGCCGCTTTGAAGATTAAAGAACTACTCCAAAAGTCATTGTAATTAAAGTTCAACCTTCCAACGGCGGTGGCTTACATGGCAAATGTTCATAAGGATTTCCATGGTTGCTTCAGCTATGCACTCAAGTTCCTTTATGAGGAATTTGGATTTAGTGAAGTGGAGGAATATCTTCGCAGAATAGCACGCAACGTGTATGCACCACTTATCGAGTCACTTCGCAGTTTTGGGTTACCAGCCTTGAAGAAATACTTGGAAAACATAATGGCTTTAGAAGAAGCAGATTTTGATTTGCAATATAAAGATAGTAAATTGCTACTAATAGTTAAGAAGTGCCCCGCCCTTCACCATATGCGCGCACGCAGCTATGAAGTCTTTGAGCGATTCTGCGAATCTACACGAATCATAAACGAAGAAATTTGCCGACAGGCTGGGTACAAAGCAACCGTAAAATATGACCAGCTAAAGGGAACGTGTACGCAGTGCTTTCAAAAGGAAAAATGAAACATGATTTCTTGCACTGAATTTGTTATGGCTTACAGTGAACTATTTGCTTTCA
It contains:
- a CDS encoding family 14 glycosylhydrolase, whose product is MRILFLLLILATASPCLPAPVATWIPNQPAGLNVVSVPDGQWEACVVTNRDAIRLKKGTQPKSNYLYFKLSPDLRAKFGFDAWLIVEFFDNALSHVGVQYNSSQAYTNAKGFLLTATGEWQKAMIYLPNVKFAGLQNGGADFRLSHSGSSLTVSKVEIYAEKPYVQIPSDKERVMKNLKFNPAPKGMFYTFGVNEIDEPSALFYRSLGVTSIESYVTWETCEREAEGKWDWSYWDKQVQVLKDTGLKWVPFIILGPAYSTPDWFRASKEHFPCRCLEHGIDSKIESLWNPNLPKWIERFIAEFAKRYLDSNIIESVLLGIQGDFGEAIYSVTGGGWTFKIPGEYHNHAGYWCDDPYALSDFQKFVERKYKTIQSVNKAWGCLFDSFNKVDFPGRKDELTAFQAKAKSGDPKARRRWLDFIEWYREAMTRWADWWIKITRKYFPTAPIYLCTGGDAEPRHGSNFAEQCRIAAKYDAGVRITNEASDYATNFVITRWVASAAKYYGAYYGFEPAGAEDEKGIVARIYNATASGANQLHDYAGNVTQSQERIDTQRKHLKYLFHVEEPIVPIALWYPNVHMTIHWGEGYFGKAATFRDYTDWDYIDETMLRNRALERYKLLVILHGRIIETDDARRIADWIKKGGKVLVMDIEKFESVEGTNEPEQVLTQAGITRVNGWNELISELRKALASFGYPVYDLKKDGIFGTQISNNRFLFLNTSKAQAQIEIENLGKKYKAFLPAETITEVDL
- a CDS encoding creatininase family protein, translating into MRYEYMKPEDYRRAKETAPIAYLPWGAHEWHGVHNPLGLDTLKAHALCLELCAETGGIVFPAVYCGFQTMKPYAGFDCTLEFSRELVQEHVRQYLAELAAEKFKVIVIVMGHYGGEHQKAIQEVVSEFNSNQHSTVAWAFPDYEPTKSEGFPGDHAGIGETSYMMYFYPQLVDLSKLPERELTTSEDGIMGNPRLASSKRGRDQTNIFVKNAALKIKELLQKSL